Proteins from a single region of Bos javanicus breed banteng chromosome 7, ARS-OSU_banteng_1.0, whole genome shotgun sequence:
- the LOC133252012 gene encoding olfactory receptor 6F1-like: MNVANQTRVTEFIFLGFSGVLYLRLALFVIFLTVYLLSLMGNTLIIFIVLTDSTLQTPMYIFLGNLSFLEIWYTTATVPKLLATCLSQVVTISVSGCITQYYFFFSLGATECILLAVMAYDRYLAICSPLRYSFLMRLQVCLQFSAGSWIGGFIAPLPPTILISYLNFCGPQKINHFFCDSDPIFKLSCSDTFLVEALGYTCSSVVILSSFLLTMSSYGNIVVTIIKLSSREARKKTFSTCASHLTVVTIYYGTIIFAYVRPPAKYNFTMGKVISVFYCVITPLVNPLVYTLRNKDVKKAFRKVLARKRLLSARHMQNI, encoded by the coding sequence ATGAATGTGGCAAATCAAACAAGagtaacagaatttatttttcttggattttCTGGTGTTCTCTATCTAAGGCTTGcattatttgtgatttttctcacTGTGTATCTGCTCTCTCTCATGGGAAACACCCTCATCATCTTCATTGTTCTCACGGATTCCACACTTCAAACACCTATGTACATTTTTTTAGGAAATTTGTCCTTTCTAGAGATCTGGTACACGACAGCCACAGTGCCTAAATTGCTGGCCACTTGTCTCTCACAGGTTGTTACCATTTCCGTTTCCGGTTGTATAACCCAGTactacttttttttctctttgggggCTACAGAGTGCATCCTGTTggctgtgatggcctatgaccgatACCTGGCTATATGCAGCCCTCTAAGATACTCATTCCTCATGCGTCTCCAGGTATGCCTGCAGTTTTCAGCTGGATCTTGGATTGGGGGCTTCATTGCCCCTCTCCCACCTACCATACTCATCTCTTACCTAAACTTTTGTGGACCCCAGAAGATCaatcatttcttctgtgactcAGACCCAATTTTTAAACTCTCCTGCTCAGATACATTCTTGGTGGAGGCTTTGGGTTACACATGCAGCTCTGTTGTGATTCTAAGTTCTTTTCTTCTCACTATGTCGTCCTATGGGAATATTGTGGTCACAATAATCAAGCTATCTTCCCGAGAGGCTCGGAAGAAAACTTTCTCCACCTGCGCCTCCCACCTCACTGTGGTCACCATCTATTATGGCACCATTATCTTTGCCTATGTTCGTCCTCCAGCCAAGTACAACTTTACCATGGGTAAAGTGATTTCAGTATTCTACTGTGTAATCACTCCGTTGGTAAATCCTCTTGTATACACCCTAAGAAACAAAGATGTGAAGAAAGCTT